The Apium graveolens cultivar Ventura unplaced genomic scaffold, ASM990537v1 ctg4371, whole genome shotgun sequence genome window below encodes:
- the LOC141701787 gene encoding uncharacterized protein LOC141701787 yields the protein MGYVRETIPRPQGEKRKLFSKYQEGHRKNVEMTFGVLQSQFAIVHDPTQFWDKEDLAKIMRACIILHNMIVEDERDTYATPFGALPSYDDATYGLPPPNLGEESLASNEMYIGRTIQLCDRQKHCQLQFDLVEHITMFHNND from the coding sequence ATGGGCTACGTTCGTGAAACAATTCCACGCCCACAGGGTGAAAAGAGAAAATTGTTCTCCAAATATCAAGAAGGTCATCGAAAAAACGTAGAAATGACATTTGGCGTGTTGCAATCTCAATTTGCAATTGTACATGATCCAACACAATTTTGGGATAAAGAAGATCTCGCTAAAATAATGAGAGCGTGTATTATACTACATAATATGATCGTTGAGGATGAGAGAGACACATACGCCACTCCCTTTGGCGCTTTACCATCTTACGATGATGCAACATATGGCTTACCGCCTCCAAACTTAGGCGAAGAATCTTTAGCCTCTAATGAAATGTATATCGGAAGGACTATCCAACTTTGTGACAGGCAGAAACATTGTCAACTACAATTCGATCTGGTTGAGCATATCACAATGTTCCATAATAATGATTAA
- the LOC141701781 gene encoding uncharacterized protein LOC141701781: MLAYGIGTDAVDDYVCIGTSTAIECLKKFVTNIILIFESEYLRKPNSNDVQRLIKMGKARGFPGMMGSIDYMHLQWKNCPKAWKGMFMRGHKGVPIILFNVVASSDLWI; this comes from the coding sequence ATGTTGGCATATGGAATTGGAACGGATGCAGTTGATGATTATGTGTGCATTGGTACGTCCACTGCAATTGAATGCTTGAAAAAATTTGTTAccaatattattttaatttttgagaGTGAATATTTGCGAAAGCCAAACTCAAATGATGTACAACGTCTTATAAAAATGGGAAAGGCTCGCGGTTTTCCCGGAATGATGGGGAGTATTGACTACATGCATTTGCAGTGGAAAAATTGCCCTAAAGCATGGAAAGGGATGTTCATGAGGGGTCATAAAGGAGTTCCAATAATATTGTTTAATGTTGTTGCCTCATCGGACCTATGGATATGA